The following proteins are co-located in the Abditibacteriaceae bacterium genome:
- a CDS encoding DUF1015 domain-containing protein, which translates to MAEFAPFAGLHFDPTRVSISDVICPPYDVIKGTMRDDLLAKSPYNIVNIELPEASASGSAVTGGEAEKYQSAAQFLQHWRAEKILVQDDAAFYLYEQEFLVPGSGETLKRRGVLGALALEEFGDVVKPHEHTLSGPKEDRMKLLTAARANTSPIFGLFNDNDGWIDRLLEDVSLDKPLLEAQDYEGVVQRIWRITDDEMVNAIVAALDDEAIFIADGHHRYETALNYRNKRKAEVEASGGTWTGSEPENWVMMMCVSTSDSGLVVLPTHRVAKGLSGEQISQFVEKLEEHFDVQLVPTEGDAATQANAIMPLLRGDSERVQIGVHINGQSYVATVREGAAHLQAMDSERSAAYNALDVSVLHTLMMERLLGIGAAELAAGGHVMYTIHAKDAIEKVNNGEAQIAFLLRPTLVSQVQDVAAAGDKMPQKSTYFYPKLVTGLVVRPLD; encoded by the coding sequence ATGGCTGAATTTGCACCATTTGCCGGCTTACATTTCGATCCGACGCGCGTTTCGATTTCGGATGTCATCTGTCCGCCTTATGACGTCATCAAAGGCACGATGCGCGACGACTTGCTGGCGAAAAGCCCCTACAACATCGTCAACATCGAGTTGCCCGAAGCATCGGCTTCAGGCAGCGCCGTCACCGGCGGCGAAGCCGAGAAATACCAGAGCGCCGCGCAGTTTTTGCAGCATTGGCGCGCCGAGAAAATTCTGGTTCAAGACGATGCGGCATTTTATCTTTACGAACAAGAGTTCCTCGTTCCCGGTTCGGGCGAAACCCTTAAGCGTCGCGGCGTGTTGGGCGCGCTGGCGTTGGAAGAATTCGGCGACGTTGTTAAGCCGCACGAACACACGCTTTCCGGTCCCAAAGAAGATCGCATGAAGCTGCTCACGGCAGCGCGCGCCAACACGTCGCCGATTTTCGGCCTGTTCAATGACAACGACGGCTGGATCGACCGTCTGCTGGAAGATGTGTCTCTCGACAAGCCGCTTCTCGAAGCCCAGGATTACGAAGGCGTTGTGCAACGCATCTGGCGCATCACCGACGACGAAATGGTCAACGCCATTGTTGCGGCTCTCGATGACGAAGCGATTTTCATCGCCGACGGCCATCATCGCTACGAAACCGCGCTCAACTACCGCAACAAGCGCAAGGCCGAAGTCGAAGCCAGTGGCGGAACGTGGACGGGAAGTGAGCCGGAAAACTGGGTCATGATGATGTGCGTTTCCACTTCCGACAGCGGCCTTGTCGTTTTGCCGACACATCGCGTCGCCAAAGGCTTGAGCGGCGAGCAAATCTCTCAGTTCGTCGAGAAACTGGAAGAGCATTTCGATGTTCAACTGGTGCCGACCGAAGGGGACGCCGCAACGCAGGCGAACGCCATTATGCCGCTCCTTCGTGGCGACAGCGAGCGCGTCCAGATTGGCGTTCACATCAACGGGCAAAGCTATGTGGCGACAGTGCGCGAAGGCGCGGCGCATCTGCAAGCAATGGACAGCGAGCGCAGCGCTGCTTACAACGCGCTCGACGTTTCGGTGCTGCACACCTTAATGATGGAGCGCTTGCTCGGCATCGGCGCGGCAGAGTTGGCCGCTGGCGGCCATGTCATGTACACGATTCACGCCAAGGACGCGATTGAAAAAGTCAACAATGGCGAAGCACAAATCGCGTTCTTGCTGCGTCCGACTCTTGTTTCACAGGTGCAGGATGTTGCAGCGGCAGGCGACAAAATGCCGCAGAAATCGACCTACTTTTATCCAAAGTTGGTTACAGGTTTAGTTGTACGCCCGCTCGATTAA
- a CDS encoding CHAD domain-containing protein: MADISLEAKLAPEMPLLHATSQLFFYLWVQAWDEAEATAAGDADALHDMRVALRRLRSALRNFEGSADAPLLNKRILRQFKKWRRKLGTFGDALGAVRDHDVLDEYLQDYAKKVLKAPISDSAGLAHFERYLQTERTQFFAPMVKQLNRAAKPKKTREKFGRWALGLPAIANSAITLGEAAKTIVAARLDDAFALSPALQIDEDHEDHHEFRKSLRRLRYALETLGVCFDVPLNKPLKKLVAAQDLLGEMQDRAVLEQSALACFGKAGLPEDVRVFVAFGEMRRQKLLNQTREWWQKEQTGVMQELRELVS, encoded by the coding sequence ATGGCAGACATATCTCTTGAGGCGAAACTCGCGCCTGAAATGCCGTTGCTCCACGCAACGTCACAACTCTTCTTCTATCTCTGGGTTCAGGCCTGGGACGAAGCAGAGGCAACCGCTGCGGGCGATGCGGACGCGTTGCACGATATGCGTGTGGCGCTGCGTCGTTTGCGGAGCGCGCTGCGAAACTTTGAGGGAAGCGCCGACGCGCCACTGCTCAATAAGCGCATTCTGCGGCAGTTCAAGAAATGGCGGCGCAAGCTCGGCACTTTTGGCGATGCGCTCGGTGCGGTGCGCGACCATGATGTCCTCGACGAATATCTTCAGGACTATGCGAAGAAAGTCTTGAAGGCACCGATTTCCGATTCGGCAGGTTTGGCGCATTTCGAGCGCTATCTACAAACCGAGCGCACTCAGTTTTTCGCGCCAATGGTAAAGCAGCTGAATCGCGCGGCTAAGCCAAAGAAAACGCGTGAAAAATTTGGTCGCTGGGCACTTGGCCTGCCTGCAATTGCGAACTCTGCAATCACGCTGGGTGAAGCAGCGAAAACGATTGTCGCCGCGCGGCTGGATGACGCGTTCGCGCTTTCCCCTGCCCTGCAAATCGACGAGGACCACGAAGATCATCACGAATTTCGCAAAAGCCTACGTCGCTTGCGCTACGCGCTTGAAACGCTCGGCGTGTGCTTTGATGTTCCGCTAAACAAGCCCTTGAAAAAGCTGGTCGCCGCTCAAGACCTTTTGGGCGAAATGCAAGACCGTGCGGTATTGGAGCAAAGCGCCCTCGCGTGTTTCGGCAAAGCGGGTCTTCCTGAAGATGTGCGTGTGTTCGTCGCTTTCGGCGAAATGCGCCGCCAGAAATTGCTGAATCAAACCCGCGAGTGGTGGCAAAAAGAACAAACCGGCGTGATGCAGGAGTTGCGCGAACTGGTTTCGTAA
- a CDS encoding DUF2256 domain-containing protein, producing MPKHVKKGDLPVKICAVCHRPFAWRRKWAKVWDDVKYCSERCRRAA from the coding sequence ATGCCGAAGCATGTGAAGAAAGGCGACTTGCCCGTAAAAATTTGCGCGGTTTGCCACAGGCCGTTTGCGTGGCGCCGCAAGTGGGCAAAGGTCTGGGACGACGTGAAATATTGTTCGGAACGCTGCCGCCGCGCTGCGTAA
- a CDS encoding AAA family ATPase: MAKKRDRDDQYENENREDVNLGWQLPETHLKATALLDELLSTSNLDSRTRQYLLLLRHQLEVDEGQFEEAQKALAEFEEVYEKLTQPANRIGVYLGKPDAKENDDTKGETALVAVGEQEFVVLVDPKIKDSNFEVGTRVKVNEAYAIVGDLGPARNGPIVKISDVLDDVRLRVGGEIQGGGGRIVLRGESLRDKEIKSGDEVRMEPNFKVALEHFVGNESRDYFLDEVPELPWEKIGGQDEAIQLIRDTIELPLLYPELYERFGKKPLKGILLYGPPGCGKTLIGKAAAYNLTKEYNARTGQNLKEYFMLINGPKILNMWLGETERQIREIFSTAREKSKDGHLVFIFIDEAESILRTRSSGRGLNIQNTVVPQFAAEMDGLVKMENVVVILTSNRPDYIDPSILRPERIDRKVKVRRPDKHSAKQIFEIYLYDKLPLSPDLLKESGGDAAKAREELVNHAMAQTFRKAPDTEFIEVYTRSGGVETLYFKDLLSGALITSIVERAKDYAIKRSIDFKSSNEGISKDDIAKAIEKEFRENEIFPKTDTLEDWLKLLDYEPENVVTIKPIVRGAREKLQSRRNVI; this comes from the coding sequence ATGGCGAAAAAACGCGACCGCGACGATCAATACGAAAACGAAAACCGTGAGGATGTGAATCTGGGCTGGCAGTTGCCCGAAACGCATCTCAAAGCGACCGCTCTTTTAGACGAACTCCTTTCTACTTCCAACCTCGATTCGCGCACGCGCCAGTATCTTTTGCTGCTGCGCCATCAACTCGAAGTCGATGAAGGCCAGTTTGAAGAAGCGCAGAAAGCGCTCGCCGAATTTGAAGAGGTTTACGAAAAGCTCACTCAACCGGCGAACCGCATCGGTGTTTACCTCGGCAAGCCCGACGCGAAAGAAAACGACGACACCAAAGGCGAAACCGCGCTTGTGGCAGTTGGCGAACAAGAGTTTGTGGTTCTTGTCGATCCAAAAATCAAAGACTCGAATTTCGAGGTCGGCACGCGCGTCAAAGTCAACGAAGCCTACGCCATCGTCGGCGATTTAGGCCCGGCGCGTAATGGCCCGATTGTCAAAATCTCCGATGTTCTCGATGACGTGCGTTTGCGCGTCGGCGGCGAAATCCAGGGTGGCGGCGGTCGCATCGTTTTGCGCGGCGAAAGTTTGCGCGACAAAGAAATCAAAAGCGGCGACGAAGTGCGTATGGAGCCGAATTTCAAAGTGGCTCTGGAGCATTTCGTCGGCAACGAATCGCGCGATTACTTTCTCGATGAAGTGCCGGAACTTCCGTGGGAGAAAATTGGCGGACAGGACGAAGCGATTCAGCTCATCCGCGACACGATTGAATTGCCGTTGCTTTACCCCGAACTTTACGAGCGATTCGGCAAGAAGCCGCTGAAGGGCATTTTGCTTTACGGCCCGCCCGGTTGTGGCAAAACGCTCATCGGTAAAGCGGCAGCCTATAACCTGACCAAGGAATATAACGCGCGCACCGGCCAGAATCTCAAAGAATACTTCATGCTCATCAACGGGCCGAAAATTCTCAATATGTGGCTGGGCGAAACTGAGCGTCAAATCCGTGAAATTTTTTCGACGGCGCGCGAAAAAAGTAAAGACGGCCACCTCGTCTTTATCTTTATCGACGAGGCCGAAAGCATTTTGCGCACGCGCAGTTCCGGTCGCGGTTTGAATATTCAGAACACGGTTGTGCCGCAGTTCGCTGCCGAAATGGACGGACTGGTGAAGATGGAAAACGTCGTCGTTATTCTGACTTCTAACCGACCCGACTACATCGACCCGTCGATTTTGCGACCGGAACGCATCGACCGCAAAGTCAAAGTGCGCCGCCCCGACAAGCATTCGGCGAAGCAGATTTTCGAGATTTACCTTTACGACAAATTGCCGCTTTCGCCCGATTTGCTGAAAGAAAGCGGCGGAGACGCTGCCAAAGCGCGCGAAGAACTGGTGAATCATGCGATGGCGCAAACGTTCCGCAAAGCGCCCGACACCGAATTCATCGAGGTTTACACGCGGTCGGGCGGCGTTGAAACGCTGTACTTCAAAGACTTGCTTTCGGGCGCTTTGATTACGAGCATCGTCGAGCGTGCCAAAGATTACGCCATTAAGCGGAGCATCGATTTCAAAAGCAGCAACGAAGGCATCAGCAAAGACGACATCGCCAAAGCAATTGAAAAAGAGTTCCGCGAAAACGAAATCTTCCCCAAAACCGACACGCTGGAAGATTGGCTGAAGCTTTTGGATTACGAGCCGGAAAACGTCGTGACCATCAAGCCGATTGTGCGTGGCGCACGCGAAAAGCTGCAAAGCCGCCGGAACGTAATTTAA
- a CDS encoding DPP IV N-terminal domain-containing protein, with protein sequence MGLWKLAAVALLGTAAIAGCGGGNGGGLNVPSGNQGQIVFLSDRDQFGKFYSMDANGGNVKLLGDTAGNVSYPRFSYDGRKIAYIRRNNLWLMNSDGTGPQQVTQFKEVPFEQDLRLSPGAPSLSPDGCELVFTLETADSVQGNNEIWKINVNGSGLKRLTTNIREDTDPVWSPDGQNIVFYGYSVGREITPDSLYRIRLIDKDGNNERILTPAGVADSSPSFSRDGRQIVFQSSKGNSSGIWVMDVDGKNRRQVLALTGVIVSPNPAFSPDGRSIVFSASREITNNMTNQEIYSIGIDGKNERRLTNDPAVDTQPTWG encoded by the coding sequence ATGGGTTTATGGAAACTGGCAGCGGTAGCTTTACTCGGCACAGCGGCAATTGCGGGTTGTGGCGGCGGGAATGGCGGCGGATTAAATGTGCCGTCAGGTAATCAGGGACAGATTGTTTTTCTTTCCGATCGCGATCAATTCGGCAAGTTCTATTCGATGGACGCCAATGGCGGGAACGTGAAGCTTCTTGGTGACACTGCTGGAAATGTTTCCTACCCGCGCTTTAGCTATGATGGACGCAAAATCGCGTATATACGACGTAACAATTTGTGGCTGATGAACTCCGATGGAACAGGGCCGCAGCAGGTCACACAATTCAAAGAGGTGCCTTTTGAACAGGATTTAAGGCTATCACCCGGTGCGCCTTCTCTGAGTCCTGATGGATGTGAATTAGTCTTCACGTTAGAAACTGCTGATTCTGTCCAGGGTAACAATGAAATCTGGAAAATCAACGTCAATGGTTCTGGCTTAAAGCGTTTGACGACAAATATTCGCGAAGACACCGACCCGGTCTGGAGTCCTGATGGTCAGAATATCGTATTTTACGGTTACTCCGTAGGCCGAGAAATTACTCCCGATTCTTTGTACAGAATTCGCCTGATTGATAAAGACGGCAACAACGAGCGGATCCTGACACCCGCTGGCGTTGCCGATTCTAGCCCCTCGTTTAGTCGTGACGGGCGACAGATTGTCTTTCAGAGTTCTAAGGGCAACAGCAGTGGTATCTGGGTAATGGATGTTGATGGAAAAAACCGCCGACAGGTTCTTGCTCTGACTGGCGTTATTGTAAGCCCAAATCCAGCCTTTAGCCCTGATGGTCGATCTATCGTTTTCTCGGCATCGCGGGAAATTACGAATAACATGACCAATCAGGAAATCTATTCGATTGGCATCGACGGCAAAAACGAACGCCGTTTAACCAACGACCCCGCTGTTGATACTCAACCAACCTGGGGTTAA
- a CDS encoding NAD(P)H-hydrate dehydratase: MKIFTPAQMREFDRDAVKNFNIPSIVLMENAALRVVEFCEAKFGPLREKRVTVACGKGNNGGDGFAIARHLAAAGCEVSVVLAAPPKKLAGDTLVNFKGLPQLDILGANDDWPEADFVIDALLGTGFSGEVKRGAFAEILEWLQLHPAPIVAVDIPSGVDAESGEAAQIALRADYTVTFAAPKRGMFARDGVGRCGEIWVGDIGTHQPQMDATETRCEAATREFATHLAQLLQRAPDAHKGTAGRVMIVGGSRGMSGAVALASRAALAAGAGLCLAAVPDRILDTVAAGVLEATTTPLSCDEKGALSLAAFEEIAAKWQNAQVVAVGPGIGRSEETLKLVRRIVRECPQPLVVDADALYALRATADEVRKRLAPTILTPHPGEMAELLGISTEEIENDRYAAALQCAQQYDAIVVLKGARTLVCDGEKTWVNLSGNAGMATGGSGDVLTGTLAGLVAQSRDSGWTTVLGVYLHGLAGDIAAQTKGNGLVAGDIAHVLPLALTELQESFVPETINARLRRLQ, encoded by the coding sequence ATGAAAATCTTCACGCCCGCGCAGATGCGCGAGTTCGACCGCGACGCCGTCAAGAATTTCAATATTCCCTCGATTGTCTTGATGGAAAACGCGGCGCTGCGCGTGGTGGAATTTTGTGAAGCGAAGTTCGGCCCGCTGCGCGAAAAACGCGTGACAGTTGCGTGTGGCAAAGGCAACAACGGCGGCGATGGCTTCGCCATTGCGCGTCACCTCGCGGCTGCGGGCTGCGAAGTTTCGGTTGTGCTCGCCGCGCCGCCAAAGAAACTCGCGGGCGATACGCTTGTAAATTTTAAAGGGCTACCGCAGCTTGATATTCTCGGCGCGAACGACGATTGGCCCGAAGCCGATTTCGTCATCGACGCGCTGCTGGGCACCGGTTTTTCGGGCGAAGTGAAGCGCGGCGCTTTCGCCGAAATTCTCGAATGGCTGCAATTGCATCCTGCGCCAATCGTTGCCGTTGATATTCCTTCGGGAGTCGATGCGGAAAGCGGTGAAGCCGCACAAATCGCGTTGCGCGCTGATTACACCGTGACATTCGCGGCTCCCAAACGCGGAATGTTCGCGCGCGATGGCGTCGGGCGTTGCGGCGAAATCTGGGTTGGCGACATTGGAACGCACCAGCCGCAAATGGACGCAACCGAAACGCGGTGCGAAGCGGCAACGCGCGAATTCGCCACTCATCTCGCACAGCTTTTACAGCGCGCGCCCGATGCGCACAAAGGCACGGCGGGACGCGTAATGATTGTTGGTGGCAGTCGCGGAATGAGCGGCGCGGTTGCCCTCGCTTCGCGCGCGGCGTTGGCTGCGGGCGCTGGCTTATGCCTCGCGGCGGTGCCCGACAGAATTCTCGACACGGTTGCGGCGGGTGTTCTGGAAGCGACAACAACGCCGCTTTCGTGTGATGAAAAGGGCGCTCTCTCGCTGGCGGCATTTGAGGAAATCGCGGCGAAGTGGCAAAACGCGCAGGTTGTGGCCGTAGGGCCAGGCATCGGGCGCAGCGAGGAAACTCTCAAATTGGTCCGGAGAATTGTGCGCGAATGTCCGCAGCCTCTGGTCGTTGATGCTGATGCGCTTTACGCACTGCGCGCGACTGCCGATGAAGTCAGAAAACGGCTCGCTCCCACAATTCTTACGCCGCATCCGGGCGAAATGGCGGAACTACTGGGCATCTCAACGGAAGAGATCGAAAACGACCGTTATGCCGCTGCTTTGCAATGCGCGCAGCAATACGACGCGATTGTGGTTTTGAAAGGCGCGCGCACTCTGGTGTGCGACGGCGAAAAAACGTGGGTGAATCTAAGCGGCAACGCAGGCATGGCAACAGGTGGTAGCGGCGATGTTTTAACCGGAACATTAGCGGGATTGGTTGCTCAGTCGCGCGATAGCGGTTGGACCACTGTTCTCGGCGTTTATCTTCACGGTCTGGCGGGCGACATCGCCGCACAAACGAAAGGCAACGGCCTTGTTGCGGGCGACATTGCACACGTGCTACCTCTCGCACTGACGGAATTGCAAGAATCTTTTGTCCCTGAAACAATTAACGCGCGTTTGCGGCGCTTACAGTAG
- a CDS encoding alpha-ketoacid dehydrogenase subunit beta — MAETYGSWALRDAMKEEMERDPRVFILGEDIAGYGGAFKVTQGLAEQFGPARVRNTPISENTICGAGVGAAICGMRPIVDIMFQDFITLAMDQIVNHAAKFHYMYGNQCTVPVVFRTPAGGGRCYGPTHSQSLEAWFMHVPGLKVVAPATPHDAKGLLKSAIRDDNPVIFVESKLLYGIKGEVPEGDYTVPIGEARIAREGEHLTLVSYSRMVGECERAAAALAQSGIECEVVDLRTLAPLDMDTVAASVEKTGRAIVVTEDCLTAGVGAEVAARIVEECFDFLQAPVRRVAAADAPVPCSDVLEKAALPDAQKIVDAAAKLLRDYA, encoded by the coding sequence ATGGCTGAAACGTATGGCTCGTGGGCGCTGCGTGACGCAATGAAAGAAGAAATGGAGCGCGACCCTCGCGTTTTCATTCTGGGTGAAGACATCGCGGGTTATGGCGGCGCTTTCAAAGTGACGCAGGGCTTGGCCGAGCAGTTTGGCCCGGCTCGCGTGCGTAACACGCCAATTTCCGAAAACACAATTTGCGGCGCGGGCGTGGGCGCGGCCATTTGTGGAATGCGGCCCATCGTGGACATTATGTTCCAGGATTTCATCACGCTCGCGATGGACCAAATCGTCAATCACGCGGCGAAGTTTCATTACATGTACGGCAATCAATGTACGGTTCCGGTTGTGTTTCGCACACCGGCGGGCGGCGGACGCTGCTACGGCCCGACGCATTCGCAAAGTCTGGAAGCATGGTTCATGCACGTGCCGGGCTTGAAGGTCGTCGCGCCCGCCACGCCACACGACGCCAAAGGCCTTTTGAAAAGTGCGATTCGCGATGATAATCCGGTGATTTTCGTCGAAAGCAAACTGCTTTACGGCATCAAAGGCGAAGTGCCCGAAGGCGATTACACGGTTCCGATTGGCGAAGCGCGCATCGCCCGCGAAGGCGAACATTTAACGCTTGTTTCTTACAGCCGCATGGTCGGCGAATGCGAGCGTGCAGCAGCGGCTCTGGCGCAAAGCGGCATCGAATGCGAAGTTGTCGATTTGCGCACCTTGGCGCCGCTCGATATGGACACCGTGGCGGCGAGCGTCGAGAAAACCGGGCGCGCGATTGTCGTGACCGAAGATTGCCTGACGGCGGGCGTCGGTGCCGAAGTCGCGGCGCGCATTGTCGAAGAATGTTTCGACTTTTTGCAAGCGCCGGTTCGCCGTGTCGCCGCTGCCGATGCTCCCGTTCCGTGTTCGGATGTATTGGAAAAAGCGGCCTTGCCGGACGCGCAGAAAATCGTTGATGCCGCTGCGAAACTCTTGCGCGATTACGCTTAA
- a CDS encoding alpha/beta hydrolase family protein — translation MAFCEFRYSSPSLGMQTAANIFVPQRSGPFAVLYLLHGLSDNHTIWQRRTRLEAYLDELNLPLMIVMPDGGRGFYTDAQEGFAYESAIVKDLVPLIDTTFQTSGKRAVGGLSMGGYGGVKLALKYPELFVSGHSHSGALAVARSLWERDDAFVREMTRIFGDSPAGGPDDPFALAKQASPRPALRIDCGVDDFLIEGNRVFSAYLNELGYDHEYEEFPGGHSWEYWDLHIRQALQFHARHLFA, via the coding sequence ATGGCATTTTGTGAATTTCGTTACTCATCGCCGTCGCTGGGAATGCAGACCGCGGCCAATATTTTTGTCCCGCAGCGTTCCGGCCCATTCGCCGTTCTTTATCTGCTTCACGGACTGAGCGACAACCACACCATCTGGCAGCGTCGCACGCGGTTGGAAGCGTATCTGGACGAACTCAATCTGCCCCTGATGATCGTGATGCCCGATGGCGGACGTGGCTTCTACACCGACGCACAAGAGGGATTCGCCTACGAATCGGCGATTGTCAAAGACCTCGTTCCGCTCATCGACACGACGTTTCAAACGAGCGGCAAGCGCGCGGTTGGGGGCCTTTCGATGGGCGGCTATGGCGGCGTTAAGCTGGCGCTGAAATATCCCGAACTGTTTGTTTCGGGACATTCGCATTCGGGCGCGCTCGCCGTCGCGCGCAGCCTGTGGGAGCGCGACGACGCCTTCGTGCGCGAAATGACACGTATCTTCGGCGATTCGCCTGCAGGCGGCCCCGACGACCCGTTCGCTCTTGCAAAACAAGCGTCGCCACGTCCCGCGCTGCGCATCGATTGCGGCGTCGATGATTTCCTTATTGAAGGCAACCGCGTGTTTAGCGCGTATCTCAATGAACTTGGCTACGACCACGAGTACGAAGAATTTCCCGGCGGGCACAGTTGGGAATACTGGGATTTGCACATTCGCCAGGCGTTGCAGTTCCACGCGCGGCACTTGTTCGCATAA
- a CDS encoding CAP domain-containing protein has protein sequence MKRVFLLVLCLVAIGGGLFLSQPTGANFLQSPSLKKIETLAIDAKKTASREFSTRLAAAQTKIEKDVEPKPQQLSKWEKMLCDMANAERKKRGLSPMKIDAKLAVVARAHSREMMQKKYFAHNSPTATRRTVLDRYRLTFRETPRLVAENLYVLKTSGAYRLSDADIRRAHEGWMKSPGHRANILRTKPLNPGHIGVGIVVKGGSFWATQNFSTPF, from the coding sequence ATGAAACGCGTATTTCTCCTTGTTCTCTGCCTTGTCGCAATCGGCGGCGGGTTATTTTTATCGCAGCCAACGGGGGCGAATTTTCTCCAATCGCCATCGTTGAAAAAGATCGAAACGCTGGCGATTGACGCTAAAAAAACGGCCTCGCGCGAATTTTCGACGCGGCTTGCGGCAGCGCAAACGAAAATCGAAAAAGATGTTGAGCCAAAACCTCAGCAGCTTTCGAAATGGGAAAAGATGCTGTGCGATATGGCGAATGCCGAACGGAAAAAACGCGGGTTATCGCCGATGAAAATCGATGCGAAGCTCGCGGTTGTGGCGCGAGCGCACTCGCGCGAAATGATGCAAAAGAAATACTTCGCGCACAATTCGCCAACTGCCACGCGCCGCACCGTTCTCGACCGCTATCGCCTGACATTCCGCGAAACGCCACGCCTTGTCGCCGAGAATCTGTATGTGTTAAAAACGAGTGGCGCTTATCGACTGAGCGACGCCGATATTCGCCGCGCCCATGAAGGCTGGATGAAAAGTCCAGGCCATCGCGCGAATATCCTGCGCACGAAACCGCTGAATCCCGGACACATCGGGGTTGGAATTGTTGTTAAAGGCGGCTCGTTCTGGGCGACGCAAAACTTCTCCACACCGTTTTAA
- a CDS encoding NAD(P)-dependent oxidoreductase, with amino-acid sequence MKILLTGASGNVGRAVAHELLEHGHTIRAFDRAPLHADLRTPELASRIEMFYGELTDRLAILRAAQGCDTIAHLAAIPNPMQDETQLFPINVTGTQNVFAAAEGNGIARVVLASSCSAYGFAFAREPFDPDYFPIDENHPLRPQDIYGLSKQLNEETARTYARRGIHSVSWRLPGVMNLHRGNIHWRKRHLRVAFEHRNNDFWSYIAREDAALAFRLALESDLEGARVLIANARDVFGRGDVREAIAKHFPHLAESVQHLAPDAPLYSPARAKELLGYEAKISWRDIPELANDDEIEK; translated from the coding sequence ATGAAAATTCTTCTGACCGGCGCCAGCGGCAATGTAGGCCGCGCGGTGGCGCACGAACTTTTAGAGCACGGACACACCATCCGCGCATTCGACCGCGCTCCTCTTCACGCCGACCTACGCACGCCGGAACTCGCCTCACGCATCGAGATGTTTTACGGCGAACTTACCGACCGTCTGGCGATTTTACGCGCGGCGCAAGGCTGCGACACCATCGCGCATCTGGCGGCGATTCCAAACCCGATGCAAGACGAGACGCAACTTTTTCCCATCAACGTGACCGGAACACAAAACGTGTTCGCCGCCGCCGAAGGCAACGGCATCGCGCGCGTGGTTCTGGCTTCGTCGTGCAGCGCCTATGGTTTCGCATTCGCGCGCGAGCCATTTGACCCCGATTATTTCCCTATTGATGAAAATCATCCGCTGCGCCCGCAGGATATTTACGGTTTGAGCAAGCAGCTCAACGAAGAAACGGCGCGCACCTACGCGCGGCGCGGCATCCATTCGGTGTCGTGGCGCTTGCCCGGCGTCATGAATTTACATCGCGGGAATATTCATTGGCGCAAGCGCCATTTGCGGGTTGCGTTCGAGCATCGCAACAACGATTTCTGGTCTTATATCGCGCGCGAAGATGCTGCACTCGCCTTTCGCCTGGCCTTAGAAAGCGACCTAGAAGGCGCGCGCGTTTTGATTGCCAACGCACGCGACGTTTTCGGGCGCGGCGACGTGCGTGAAGCGATTGCGAAGCATTTCCCCCATCTGGCCGAAAGTGTTCAACACCTCGCGCCGGATGCTCCGCTGTATTCTCCGGCACGCGCCAAAGAACTGCTGGGTTACGAAGCGAAAATTTCATGGCGCGACATTCCCGAACTGGCAAACGACGACGAAATAGAAAAGTAA